One Mucilaginibacter ginkgonis genomic region harbors:
- a CDS encoding AtpZ/AtpI family protein has protein sequence MADAQQNNDDNNGKQANNYIKFTGLAFQMIAIIGIMTFIGYRIDVSSGHQTKWVTAAFALFGVFSSLVLVFRGIKE, from the coding sequence ATGGCTGATGCACAACAAAATAACGATGATAATAACGGTAAACAAGCCAATAATTATATAAAGTTTACCGGGCTGGCGTTTCAAATGATCGCTATCATTGGCATAATGACCTTCATAGGCTACCGCATAGATGTCTCCTCAGGGCATCAAACCAAATGGGTAACCGCGGCATTCGCGTTGTTCGGTGTGTTCAGTTCTCTTGTACTTGTTTTTAGGGGAATTAAAGAGTGA
- the atpB gene encoding F0F1 ATP synthase subunit A — protein MLSVLPTLSFAQEKSENKAAEPAKAFNPKDIIFEHISDSHSWPVALPLVKEIFLPLPIILYTDKGLEIFSSEKIRETEENGVVQHPVYTGNYNSYVMEGNHVKVADANGKVDEAASKKVIDFSITRNVASMWMAMLILIIVFLSVASAYKKREGKAPKGLQSFLEPVVLFVRDDVAIPNIGIKAARYMPLLLTIFFFILINNLLGLIPIFPAAYNLTGNIAVTLTLAAIILVVVNVSGNKYYWKHIFAPDIPWWLYIIMVPVELIGVISRPFALMIRLFANITAGHIIVLSLISLIFIFNTIWMSPVSVVFVVFMDCIELLVAFLQAFIFTMLSALFIGMAVEEHHH, from the coding sequence ATGCTGAGTGTATTACCAACACTTAGTTTTGCCCAGGAAAAAAGTGAGAATAAGGCCGCTGAGCCCGCAAAAGCGTTTAACCCTAAGGATATCATTTTTGAACACATCAGCGACTCGCATTCATGGCCGGTTGCCTTGCCTTTGGTTAAAGAGATATTTCTGCCGTTGCCAATAATATTATATACCGATAAAGGCCTTGAAATATTCTCGTCAGAAAAGATCCGCGAGACGGAAGAAAACGGTGTAGTTCAACATCCTGTTTATACCGGCAATTATAACAGCTACGTAATGGAAGGTAACCATGTTAAGGTTGCCGATGCAAACGGTAAAGTTGACGAGGCCGCGTCTAAGAAGGTGATCGATTTTTCTATTACCCGCAACGTGGCCAGCATGTGGATGGCAATGCTTATCCTGATAATTGTTTTCTTGTCTGTTGCATCAGCATATAAAAAACGCGAAGGCAAAGCGCCTAAGGGTTTGCAATCTTTCTTAGAGCCGGTTGTACTGTTCGTGCGCGATGACGTTGCTATCCCGAATATTGGTATTAAGGCGGCACGTTATATGCCTTTGCTGTTGACGATTTTCTTTTTCATCCTGATCAATAACCTTTTAGGTTTGATCCCGATATTTCCTGCCGCGTATAACCTTACAGGTAACATCGCGGTAACGCTAACACTCGCTGCCATCATTTTAGTAGTGGTTAACGTTAGCGGTAACAAATATTATTGGAAACACATTTTTGCACCAGATATTCCATGGTGGTTATACATTATCATGGTGCCTGTTGAGTTGATCGGCGTTATTTCAAGGCCCTTCGCGTTGATGATACGTTTGTTTGCAAACATCACCGCAGGCCACATCATCGTACTAAGTTTGATATCGCTGATATTTATCTTCAATACCATTTGGATGTCGCCGGTTTCAGTTGTGTTTGTAGTGTTTATGGATTGCATAGAGTTGTTGGTAGCGTTCCTACAGGCGTTTATCTTCACCATGCTATCTGCACTGTTCATTGGTATGGCTGTTGAAGAGCATCACCATTAA
- the atpE gene encoding ATP synthase F0 subunit C translates to MIGMIQEAAASGVVGLSKLGAIGAGLAVIGAGIGIGQIGGKAVEGIARQPEASSKIQTNMIIAAALVEGVALFAVVVALL, encoded by the coding sequence ATGATCGGAATGATCCAGGAAGCTGCTGCTTCAGGCGTTGTTGGCCTTAGCAAACTTGGCGCTATCGGTGCTGGTTTAGCAGTAATCGGTGCCGGTATCGGTATCGGTCAAATTGGTGGCAAAGCAGTAGAAGGTATTGCTCGTCAGCCAGAAGCTTCTTCAAAAATCCAAACTAACATGATCATCGCTGCAGCCCTTGTAGAAGGTGTTGCACTGTTTGCCGTGGTAGTTGCCCTGCTGTAA